From Deinococcus aerophilus, a single genomic window includes:
- a CDS encoding HAD family hydrolase: MLERGFEAVLFDLDGVLVDSELAASTVWVELLAEHGLELDQSTFMAQAVGSTHAVLFEWLRRDHSWSQPETFVPELDARLYAAFGTTPAIEGAAQTLRALREAGLPFAVASNSLRGRLSRKLEASGLAALVGTHAYDPAHVGGRGKPAPDLYAYAAAQLGADITRCVVIEDSVTGLSAGVAAGATAWGLLAGGHVHPSGAAALRAAGAERILASHAELQDALGLSIRV; the protein is encoded by the coding sequence ATGCTGGAACGTGGCTTTGAGGCCGTCCTCTTTGATCTGGACGGTGTGCTGGTGGACAGCGAACTCGCAGCGAGCACCGTCTGGGTCGAGCTGCTGGCCGAACATGGGCTGGAGCTGGACCAGTCAACCTTCATGGCCCAGGCGGTGGGCAGCACACACGCGGTCCTCTTTGAGTGGTTGCGGCGCGACCACAGCTGGAGCCAGCCAGAAACCTTCGTTCCGGAACTGGACGCCCGTTTGTACGCCGCCTTCGGAACCACACCGGCCATCGAAGGGGCCGCGCAGACCCTGAGGGCCCTGCGTGAGGCGGGACTTCCCTTCGCGGTGGCGAGCAACAGCCTGCGCGGTCGCCTGAGCCGCAAGCTGGAGGCCTCGGGACTGGCGGCGCTGGTGGGCACCCACGCCTACGACCCGGCGCACGTCGGGGGCCGCGGCAAACCCGCCCCCGATCTGTACGCCTACGCCGCCGCACAGCTGGGCGCAGACATCACCCGCTGCGTGGTGATCGAGGACAGCGTGACTGGCCTGAGCGCCGGGGTCGCCGCCGGAGCCACCGCCTGGGGGCTGCTCGCGGGCGGCCACGTTCACCCCAGCGGCGCGGCGGCGCTGCGAGCAGCGGGCGCAGAAAGAATCCTGGCCTCGCACGCCGAGTTGCAGGACGCGCTGGGGTTGAGCATCCGGGTCTGA
- a CDS encoding ferritin-like domain-containing protein, giving the protein MSHDTDQNTMPVTPELAPLNRRAALGFLGKAGLGMAALGLSAPALAAPAKNIDGDVLNFALNLEYLEAAFYLAAVGRVDELRAIGGGAEIRLPAGLDPKRGMQFKDSNVQALANDIAEDELAHVKFLHGALGKGAAMRPVLDLNGAFRAAGNAASGGAITGFNPYANDLFFLHGAFIFEDVGVTAYAGAATLITNPAYLQAAAGILAVEAYHGGAIRTMLYQQRQITAAAGLYVGQVVQAISNLRGKVGGGKDQGLSDNAGRAVIAPADSNGVAFGRSTREVLNIVYLAPGANKGGFYPNGLNGSIK; this is encoded by the coding sequence ATGAGCCACGACACCGATCAGAACACCATGCCCGTTACCCCCGAACTTGCTCCCCTGAACCGCCGCGCCGCACTGGGCTTTCTCGGCAAGGCGGGCCTGGGCATGGCCGCGCTGGGCCTGAGCGCCCCGGCCCTGGCCGCACCTGCCAAGAACATTGACGGCGACGTGCTGAACTTCGCCCTGAACCTGGAATACCTGGAAGCCGCCTTCTACCTCGCGGCGGTGGGCCGTGTGGACGAACTGCGGGCCATCGGTGGCGGCGCAGAGATCCGTCTGCCGGCCGGTCTGGACCCCAAGCGCGGCATGCAGTTCAAAGACAGCAATGTGCAGGCGCTCGCCAACGACATCGCCGAGGATGAGCTGGCCCACGTCAAGTTCCTGCACGGCGCGCTGGGCAAGGGCGCGGCCATGCGTCCGGTGCTGGACCTGAACGGCGCGTTCCGGGCGGCGGGCAACGCGGCCTCGGGCGGCGCGATCACGGGCTTCAACCCCTACGCCAATGACCTGTTCTTCCTGCACGGCGCCTTTATTTTCGAGGACGTGGGCGTGACCGCGTATGCCGGCGCGGCGACCCTGATCACCAACCCCGCCTACCTGCAGGCGGCGGCGGGCATTCTGGCCGTGGAGGCCTACCACGGCGGCGCGATCCGCACCATGCTCTACCAGCAGCGCCAGATCACGGCGGCGGCGGGGCTGTACGTGGGCCAGGTCGTGCAGGCCATCAGCAACCTGCGCGGCAAGGTCGGCGGCGGCAAGGACCAGGGCCTGAGCGACAATGCGGGCCGCGCGGTGATCGCGCCCGCCGACAGCAATGGGGTGGCCTTCGGGCGCAGCACCCGCGAGGTGCTGAACATCGTCTACCTGGCCCCCGGCGCGAACAAGGGCGGCTTTTACCCCAACGGTCTGAACGGCAGCATCAAGTAA
- the hutU gene encoding urocanate hydratase — protein sequence MTQFPSEAPTIRAPRGPQRTARGWIQEAAKRMLMNNLDPEVAEHPQDLVVYGGRGKAARNWEAFHKIVETLDRLDNDETLLIQSGKPVAVLKTHEWAPRVILANSNLVPHWATWEEFDRLDQAGLMMYGQMTAGSWIYIGTQGILQGTYETFAGAADKHFGGSLKGTITVTAGLGGMGGAQPLAVKLAGGVSITVEVDPTRIQKRLVTRYLDEVADNLEDAIKRAEGYRSAGEARSIGLLGNAAEVIPRLVDLNWTPDLITDQTSAHDPMWGYLPVTTPDEDAATLRSEHPEAYRARAYDAMAAHVRAILELQKRGAVAFDYGNNLRQRAREAGVEDAFAYPGFVPAFIRDSFCEGRGPFRWVALSGDPEDIYATDRALLDLFPHDQRLQAWLTYAADQIAFQGLPARICWLGYRERDQAARLFNEMVADGRLKAPIVIGRDHLDAGSVASPYRETEAMLDGSDAVSDWPLLNFGVGIASGAAWMSFHHGGGVGLGFSQHSGLVALADGTPEAAQRLSRCLTNDPAMGVLRHADAGYERAQDVARERGLDLPSLGIEDRP from the coding sequence ATGACTCAGTTTCCCTCCGAGGCCCCCACCATCCGCGCTCCCCGTGGCCCGCAGCGCACCGCCCGGGGCTGGATTCAGGAAGCGGCCAAGCGCATGCTGATGAACAACCTCGATCCGGAGGTGGCCGAACATCCCCAGGATCTGGTGGTGTATGGCGGACGCGGCAAGGCGGCGCGCAACTGGGAGGCGTTCCACAAAATCGTGGAGACGCTCGACCGGCTGGACAACGACGAGACGCTGCTGATTCAGTCGGGCAAGCCGGTGGCTGTGTTAAAAACACACGAGTGGGCGCCGCGCGTGATCCTCGCCAACAGCAACCTCGTGCCCCACTGGGCGACCTGGGAGGAGTTTGACCGGCTGGATCAGGCGGGCCTGATGATGTACGGCCAGATGACGGCCGGAAGCTGGATCTACATCGGCACGCAGGGCATCCTGCAGGGCACCTACGAGACGTTTGCGGGCGCGGCGGACAAGCATTTTGGCGGCAGCCTGAAGGGCACCATTACCGTCACCGCCGGGCTGGGCGGCATGGGGGGCGCGCAGCCGCTGGCGGTCAAGCTGGCCGGGGGCGTGAGCATTACCGTGGAGGTGGACCCCACCCGCATTCAGAAGCGCTTGGTCACCCGATATCTGGACGAGGTGGCCGACAACCTCGAAGACGCCATCAAACGCGCTGAAGGGTACAGGTCGGCGGGGGAGGCCCGCTCCATCGGGCTGCTGGGCAACGCCGCCGAGGTCATTCCCCGGCTGGTGGACCTGAACTGGACCCCGGATCTGATCACCGACCAGACCAGCGCGCACGACCCGATGTGGGGCTACCTGCCGGTCACCACACCGGATGAGGACGCCGCCACGTTGCGCAGCGAGCATCCCGAAGCGTACCGGGCACGCGCCTACGACGCGATGGCCGCCCACGTCCGCGCCATCCTGGAGCTTCAGAAACGCGGCGCCGTGGCCTTCGATTACGGCAACAACCTGCGCCAGCGGGCCAGGGAGGCGGGCGTGGAGGACGCCTTTGCCTACCCTGGCTTCGTTCCTGCCTTTATCCGCGACTCGTTCTGCGAGGGGCGCGGACCGTTTCGCTGGGTGGCTCTGTCCGGCGATCCGGAGGACATCTACGCGACCGACCGGGCCCTGCTCGACCTGTTTCCCCACGATCAGCGCCTGCAGGCTTGGCTGACCTACGCCGCCGACCAGATCGCCTTTCAGGGCCTACCCGCCCGCATCTGCTGGCTGGGCTACCGCGAGCGCGATCAGGCCGCGCGGCTGTTTAACGAGATGGTGGCCGATGGCCGCCTGAAGGCTCCCATCGTGATCGGGCGCGACCATCTGGATGCGGGCAGTGTCGCCAGCCCCTACCGCGAGACGGAGGCCATGCTGGACGGCAGCGACGCGGTAAGCGACTGGCCGCTGCTGAATTTCGGCGTGGGCATCGCCTCGGGCGCGGCGTGGATGAGCTTTCATCACGGCGGCGGCGTGGGCCTGGGCTTTAGCCAGCACTCTGGGCTGGTGGCCCTGGCCGACGGCACCCCGGAAGCGGCCCAGCGCCTGAGCCGCTGCCTGACCAATGACCCGGCCATGGGTGTGCTGCGCCACGCCGACGCCGGCTATGAGCGGGCGCAGGACGTGGCGCGGGAGCGCGGGCTGGACCTGCCGAGCCTGGGGATTGAGGACCGGCCGTGA
- the hutI gene encoding imidazolonepropionase: MTETLFTGISQLVTPSPGPQRGAAMRELTVIENAALLVRDGVIAWVGPAGEALAATEPYDLGGVAVVPGLVDPHTHAVWAGDRLADFEARSVGVPYERILAGGGGIRSSIRATAQASVEELSALARPRLTALQQSGATTTEIKSGYGLDFEAELRMLRAIRALGRGFSVVPTLLIHIPPTEGREAYVRGVCETLIPEVAAGQLATAVDVFCEVEAFSVEETRQIFTAAHAHGLRLKLHADQFHALGGTELACGVGALSVDHLEASGTPQIAALAASGTVATILPGVTLHLGLPAAPGRALIDAGAAVAVGTDLNPGSAPLFSTQLALALAVRLNGLTPAEALTAATVNAAAALGLRDRGALSVGLRADFLALRGPDWRELPYALGMNPVRDVFVEGVKP, translated from the coding sequence ATGACTGAAACGCTGTTTACCGGAATCTCTCAGCTCGTCACTCCCTCCCCAGGGCCCCAGCGTGGCGCGGCCATGCGCGAATTGACGGTGATTGAAAACGCCGCTCTGCTGGTCCGCGACGGTGTGATCGCCTGGGTGGGACCCGCCGGGGAAGCTCTCGCGGCCACCGAACCCTACGATCTGGGCGGTGTGGCCGTCGTGCCCGGTCTGGTGGACCCCCATACCCACGCGGTCTGGGCCGGGGACCGGCTGGCAGACTTCGAGGCCCGCTCGGTGGGCGTGCCCTACGAACGCATCCTGGCCGGGGGCGGCGGCATCCGCTCCAGCATCCGGGCGACGGCACAGGCGTCGGTGGAGGAACTGAGTGCGCTGGCCCGTCCGCGGCTGACCGCCCTGCAGCAGTCCGGCGCGACCACCACCGAAATCAAGAGCGGGTACGGCCTGGATTTTGAGGCCGAGCTGCGGATGCTGCGGGCGATCCGCGCTCTGGGACGCGGGTTTTCGGTGGTGCCCACCCTGCTGATTCACATTCCGCCCACCGAGGGCCGGGAGGCCTACGTGCGCGGTGTCTGCGAGACGCTGATTCCCGAGGTCGCAGCCGGCCAGCTCGCCACCGCCGTGGACGTGTTCTGCGAAGTGGAGGCGTTCTCGGTGGAGGAGACCCGGCAGATCTTCACGGCGGCGCACGCGCACGGCCTGCGGCTCAAACTTCACGCCGACCAGTTCCATGCCCTGGGCGGCACCGAACTCGCCTGTGGGGTGGGGGCGCTGAGCGTGGACCATCTGGAGGCCAGCGGGACCCCACAGATCGCGGCGCTGGCGGCGTCCGGCACGGTGGCCACCATCCTGCCGGGGGTCACGCTGCATCTGGGGCTCCCCGCCGCGCCGGGGCGCGCGCTGATCGATGCGGGCGCGGCTGTGGCGGTGGGCACCGATCTGAATCCGGGCAGCGCGCCGCTGTTCAGCACGCAGCTGGCCCTGGCCCTGGCGGTGCGCCTGAATGGTCTGACCCCCGCCGAGGCCCTGACCGCCGCCACCGTCAACGCCGCCGCCGCGCTGGGCCTGCGGGACCGGGGAGCCCTGAGCGTGGGCCTGCGCGCCGATTTCCTGGCCCTGCGCGGCCCGGACTGGCGGGAACTGCCGTATGCGCTGGGCATGAACCCAGTGCGGGATGTCTTTGTGGAAGGAGTGAAACCATGA
- the sdaAA gene encoding L-serine ammonia-lyase, iron-sulfur-dependent, subunit alpha gives MTTLEELMNAPAPASTWVLERDCQETGLDPQDIRDEMARRIREMRNCIERGLNSDARSITGMVGWNAKGLWDAPDALNAPLIRRVQAYAMAVNEENARMGRIVAAPTAGSAGTIPGALLGVADHLGIPDEQLVDPMILAAGVGKAISKRMFISGAAGGCQAEIGSSAAMAAAAVVELLGGTPRAAVQAASMALMNTIGLVCDPVGGYVEVPCVSRNAFYAVHAVSAAQLALAQLESFIPPDEVLGAMASVGRMMPAELRETAEGGLAQTPTGLAVTARMEGKGKDGGPSMIELPMA, from the coding sequence ATGACCACCCTGGAAGAACTCATGAACGCCCCCGCCCCGGCCTCGACCTGGGTGCTGGAACGGGACTGCCAGGAAACCGGTCTGGACCCGCAGGACATCCGCGACGAGATGGCCCGGCGTATCCGTGAGATGAGAAACTGCATCGAGCGCGGCCTGAACAGCGACGCCCGGAGCATCACCGGTATGGTGGGCTGGAACGCCAAGGGGCTGTGGGACGCCCCCGACGCCCTGAACGCCCCGCTGATCCGCCGGGTACAGGCCTACGCGATGGCGGTCAACGAGGAAAATGCCCGCATGGGCCGCATCGTTGCCGCGCCCACGGCGGGCAGTGCGGGCACCATTCCGGGGGCGCTGCTGGGGGTGGCCGACCACCTCGGGATTCCCGATGAACAGCTGGTGGACCCCATGATCCTGGCCGCCGGGGTGGGCAAGGCCATCAGCAAGCGCATGTTCATTTCCGGCGCGGCGGGTGGCTGTCAGGCCGAGATCGGTTCCAGCGCCGCAATGGCCGCCGCCGCCGTCGTGGAACTGCTGGGCGGCACGCCCCGCGCCGCCGTGCAGGCCGCGAGCATGGCCCTCATGAACACCATCGGACTGGTCTGTGACCCGGTGGGCGGGTACGTGGAGGTGCCGTGCGTCAGCCGCAACGCCTTCTACGCCGTTCACGCCGTCAGCGCGGCGCAACTCGCGCTGGCACAGCTGGAATCCTTTATCCCCCCCGACGAGGTGCTGGGCGCGATGGCCTCGGTGGGCCGCATGATGCCCGCCGAGCTGCGCGAAACGGCCGAGGGCGGGCTGGCACAGACGCCGACGGGTCTGGCGGTCACGGCCCGCATGGAGGGCAAGGGCAAGGACGGCGGCCCGAGCATGATCGAATTGCCGATGGCGTAA
- the hutH gene encoding histidine ammonia-lyase — protein sequence MILDRSLSLQEFIRVVRGGEGVELAPAATTRIRAARAVIERIVEGGAAVYGVNTGFGKFASVRVGNDELQQLQYNLIVSHAIGVGEALPAEVVRGMMLLRAVSLCQGHSGVRPKVVELLLALLNAGAHPVVPAQGSVGASGDLAPLAHLALALIGLGDMEYQGEVRPAAEVLAALKLTPLTLQAKEGLALINGTQLMGSVLGLALADARTLLGTANLAAAMTVEALYGSHQPFRADLVGLRPHPGALAVAGEIRHFLRDSEIAPSHAECGKVQDPYSLRAVPQVHGATHDALEQAARVLDTEFASVTDNPLVFPETGEVVSGGNFHGQPLALTADALKVAVAELGSVSERRCEQLLNPALSGLPGFLAAHGGLNSGLMIAQYTAAALVSENKVLAHPASVDSIPTSANQEDHVSMGAHGARQLRQILGHVQTVVSIELLCAAQALDFQKLRAGTGVQAAYERIREVVPPLEEDRYYRPDLLRLRELVAGGELLIRAQEG from the coding sequence ATGATTCTTGACCGGAGCCTGTCCCTGCAGGAGTTTATTCGTGTGGTGCGCGGCGGCGAGGGCGTGGAACTCGCGCCGGCGGCCACCACCCGCATCCGCGCTGCGCGGGCGGTGATCGAGCGCATCGTGGAGGGTGGAGCGGCGGTGTACGGCGTCAACACCGGTTTTGGCAAGTTTGCCAGTGTCCGGGTGGGCAACGATGAACTGCAGCAGCTGCAGTACAACCTGATCGTGTCGCATGCCATCGGGGTGGGCGAGGCGCTGCCCGCCGAGGTGGTGCGCGGCATGATGCTGTTGCGGGCGGTCTCGCTGTGCCAGGGCCACTCGGGAGTGCGTCCGAAAGTCGTGGAACTGCTGCTCGCCCTGCTGAACGCGGGGGCGCATCCGGTGGTGCCCGCGCAGGGCAGCGTGGGCGCGTCGGGCGATCTCGCGCCGCTGGCACATCTGGCGCTCGCATTGATTGGCCTGGGAGACATGGAATACCAGGGAGAGGTGCGCCCCGCCGCCGAGGTGCTGGCCGCGCTGAAGCTCACCCCGCTGACCCTGCAGGCCAAGGAAGGCCTCGCCCTGATCAACGGCACGCAGCTGATGGGCAGCGTGCTGGGACTGGCCCTCGCGGACGCCCGCACGCTGCTGGGCACCGCCAACCTGGCGGCGGCCATGACCGTCGAGGCCCTGTACGGCTCGCATCAGCCGTTCCGTGCCGATCTGGTGGGCCTGCGTCCACATCCCGGCGCTCTGGCGGTGGCCGGGGAGATCCGCCACTTTCTGCGGGACTCCGAGATCGCGCCCAGCCACGCCGAATGCGGCAAGGTCCAGGACCCGTACTCGCTGCGTGCCGTGCCGCAGGTTCACGGCGCGACCCATGACGCGCTGGAGCAGGCCGCCCGCGTGCTGGACACCGAATTCGCCTCGGTCACCGACAATCCGCTGGTGTTTCCGGAAACGGGCGAGGTGGTGTCCGGTGGCAACTTCCACGGGCAGCCGCTGGCGCTGACCGCCGACGCCCTGAAGGTGGCTGTGGCCGAGCTGGGCAGCGTCAGCGAGCGCCGCTGCGAACAGCTGCTCAATCCTGCCCTCAGCGGTCTGCCGGGGTTTCTGGCCGCGCACGGGGGGCTGAACAGCGGCCTGATGATCGCGCAGTACACGGCGGCGGCCCTGGTCAGCGAGAACAAGGTCCTGGCGCACCCCGCCAGCGTGGACAGCATTCCCACCAGCGCGAACCAGGAAGACCATGTGAGCATGGGCGCGCACGGGGCACGTCAGCTGCGTCAGATTCTGGGGCATGTCCAGACCGTGGTGAGCATCGAGCTGCTGTGCGCGGCCCAGGCGCTGGACTTCCAGAAGCTTCGTGCCGGCACAGGCGTGCAGGCCGCCTACGAACGCATCCGGGAGGTGGTCCCCCCCCTGGAGGAGGACCGCTACTACCGCCCCGATCTGCTGCGGCTGCGGGAACTGGTGGCCGGGGGCGAGCTGCTCATTCGGGCGCAGGAGGGCTGA
- a CDS encoding histidine triad nucleotide-binding protein — MTASPTLFERIITREIPSDIVYEDDGYIAIRDIAPKAPIHLLVIPKRVSARLDEITDAGEMGRLWLTAVKVARQHADDYRLLVNSGKKGGQVVFHTHIHILAGWEHGPESDV; from the coding sequence ATGACCGCCTCCCCCACCCTGTTCGAGCGCATCATCACCCGCGAGATTCCCAGCGACATCGTGTATGAGGACGACGGGTACATCGCCATCCGCGACATCGCCCCCAAAGCCCCCATTCATCTGCTGGTGATTCCCAAACGGGTCAGTGCCCGCCTGGACGAGATCACCGATGCCGGGGAAATGGGCCGGCTGTGGCTGACCGCCGTGAAGGTGGCGCGGCAACACGCCGACGACTACCGCCTGCTCGTCAACTCCGGCAAGAAGGGCGGACAGGTGGTGTTCCACACCCACATCCACATCCTGGCGGGCTGGGAACACGGCCCCGAGAGCGACGTCTGA
- a CDS encoding DNA glycosylase AlkZ-like family protein, translated as MSSLTAADLHAAALQTLTPQPSLQAALDTLGFVQADPIRAPARAQDLTLMARVPGYQAGELERRYPELDAEEDMIPNYGFVTRGVQALLHPREVEPGRVEREHPGLLEEVRRVLAEREELHPRDLATALGRGRTVNAWGGQSSATTRVLGALHHAGEARVTRRVGGVRLYGPAPHLRALRAAPLPEEERLRRTVHLLAALYGPLPEASLGYLITLSRFGFPHLHRPLRAAFRRAVQEELAGAVVDGLRYVWPAAWSLSDLPAPRGVRIVGPFDPLVWDRRRFEHLHGWPYRFEAYTPAERRTLGYYALPVFHAGKAVGWVNLTVRGSELDADVGFIPGFRQTAAFRRQLEGELDCYRTFLTVSP; from the coding sequence ATGTCGTCCCTGACCGCTGCCGACCTGCACGCGGCCGCCCTGCAGACCCTGACGCCGCAGCCATCGCTGCAGGCGGCGCTGGACACCCTGGGCTTTGTGCAGGCTGATCCCATCCGTGCGCCGGCCCGCGCCCAGGACCTGACCCTGATGGCCCGCGTGCCCGGTTACCAGGCAGGAGAGCTGGAACGGCGGTATCCCGAGCTGGACGCCGAGGAGGATATGATTCCCAATTACGGCTTCGTCACGCGGGGGGTTCAGGCGCTGCTGCACCCGCGTGAGGTGGAGCCGGGCCGGGTCGAGCGTGAGCATCCTGGCCTGCTGGAGGAAGTGCGCCGCGTGCTCGCCGAACGCGAGGAACTGCACCCGCGTGATCTGGCCACAGCACTGGGCCGGGGCCGCACGGTCAACGCCTGGGGAGGGCAGTCCAGCGCCACCACCCGCGTGCTGGGGGCGCTGCACCACGCCGGTGAGGCCCGCGTGACCCGCCGGGTGGGCGGTGTGCGGCTGTACGGTCCCGCGCCCCACCTGCGTGCCCTGCGCGCCGCGCCCCTGCCCGAGGAGGAGCGTCTGCGCCGCACGGTTCACCTGCTCGCCGCGCTGTACGGACCGCTGCCCGAGGCCAGTCTGGGGTACCTGATCACCCTGTCGCGCTTCGGCTTTCCGCACCTGCACCGTCCGCTGCGGGCGGCTTTCCGGCGGGCCGTGCAGGAGGAACTCGCGGGCGCGGTGGTTGACGGCCTGCGGTATGTCTGGCCGGCTGCATGGAGCCTGAGCGACCTGCCGGCGCCGCGCGGCGTGCGCATCGTGGGGCCCTTTGACCCGCTGGTCTGGGACCGCCGCCGGTTTGAACACCTGCACGGCTGGCCCTACCGTTTCGAGGCGTACACGCCCGCCGAGCGGCGCACCCTGGGCTACTACGCCCTGCCGGTCTTTCATGCGGGAAAGGCGGTGGGCTGGGTCAACCTGACGGTGAGGGGCTCAGAGCTCGACGCCGATGTGGGGTTCATTCCCGGGTTCCGTCAGACCGCCGCTTTCCGCAGGCAGCTGGAGGGCGAACTCGACTGCTACCGCACCTTCCTGACGGTGTCCCCTTGA
- a CDS encoding IclR family transcriptional regulator → MPRTHATVEAAVRVLELFDADHSEWTLSELARHLGQPTSTLHEQLGTLAAAGLLVRVGRGRYRLGWRLLKLSSALYGSLPWYAPAHDAMERLARGTHLLAFLCVLHSHTDEHSQILCVARSVQGRDGPPVAGELDFELPAHATASGKLLLALAGRPLPRPAPAFTPQTLTTPEAWAAETRAIRTGGYALSRDEWASGTSGLAVPLRGEGGTVLAALGLSLPTARLGSSDGLLRALHGAAAEVGWTLGHRGQK, encoded by the coding sequence ATGCCACGCACCCACGCCACCGTGGAGGCCGCCGTGCGCGTGCTGGAGCTGTTCGATGCCGACCACTCCGAATGGACCCTGAGCGAGCTCGCGCGGCACCTGGGGCAGCCGACCTCCACGCTGCACGAGCAACTGGGCACGCTCGCGGCGGCGGGACTGCTCGTGCGGGTGGGACGGGGCCGCTACCGGCTGGGCTGGCGGCTGCTGAAGCTGAGCAGCGCCCTGTACGGCAGCCTGCCGTGGTATGCCCCCGCCCATGATGCGATGGAGCGTCTGGCCCGCGGCACCCACCTGCTGGCCTTTCTGTGCGTGCTGCACAGCCACACCGACGAGCACAGCCAGATTCTGTGCGTGGCGCGCAGCGTGCAGGGCCGGGACGGCCCACCGGTGGCGGGCGAACTGGACTTCGAGCTGCCCGCCCACGCCACGGCGAGCGGCAAACTGCTGCTGGCGCTGGCCGGACGCCCCCTGCCCCGGCCCGCCCCCGCCTTCACCCCCCAGACGCTGACCACGCCCGAGGCCTGGGCTGCCGAAACCCGCGCCATCCGCACGGGGGGCTACGCCCTGAGCCGCGACGAGTGGGCATCCGGCACCAGCGGTCTGGCCGTGCCGCTGCGCGGTGAGGGAGGCACGGTTCTGGCGGCCCTGGGCCTCAGCCTGCCCACCGCGCGCCTGGGGAGCAGCGACGGCCTGCTGCGCGCCTTGCATGGAGCGGCGGCAGAGGTGGGCTGGACCCTGGGCCACCGGGGACAGAAATGA
- a CDS encoding arginase family protein, with protein MSQPTHLPYAGIPTFARAPLMQPDGDWTADVAVLGIPFDIALGFRPGARFAPRALREASLRCVPPFTDLNGVTRLKDVTFADAGDVVLPSLEPELARERITRAAQQVKDRCRLPVFLGGDHSVTFPLLRAFHDQPDLHVIQLDAHLDFTDIRNDTRYSNSSPFRRAAEELPNLVHITTIGLRGLRHDPEAVAAARARGHTLVPMTDIEAHFTQIVEALPPDRPVYLSVDVDALDPAVLPGTSSPEPDGFSYALALRVIAALARRHQILALDVVELAPSLDPTGRSELLAARLIMETLCEVFHD; from the coding sequence GTGAGCCAGCCGACCCATCTGCCCTACGCCGGCATTCCCACCTTTGCCCGCGCGCCCCTGATGCAGCCGGACGGTGATTGGACGGCGGATGTGGCGGTGCTCGGCATTCCCTTCGACATCGCGCTGGGCTTTCGCCCCGGCGCACGCTTTGCGCCGCGTGCCCTGCGGGAAGCCAGCCTGCGCTGTGTGCCGCCGTTCACCGATCTGAACGGCGTGACCCGGCTAAAGGACGTGACTTTTGCCGACGCCGGGGATGTGGTGCTGCCCTCGCTGGAGCCGGAGCTGGCACGCGAACGCATCACGCGGGCGGCGCAGCAGGTGAAGGATCGTTGCCGCCTCCCCGTCTTTCTGGGCGGCGACCACAGCGTGACCTTTCCGCTGCTGCGGGCCTTCCACGATCAGCCGGACCTGCACGTCATCCAGCTGGACGCCCACCTGGACTTCACCGACATCCGCAACGACACGCGCTACAGCAATTCCAGTCCCTTCCGGCGGGCCGCCGAGGAACTGCCCAACCTCGTTCACATCACCACCATCGGCCTGCGCGGGCTGCGGCATGACCCGGAAGCGGTGGCGGCGGCGCGGGCACGCGGGCACACGCTGGTGCCGATGACAGACATCGAGGCCCACTTCACGCAGATCGTGGAGGCGCTGCCCCCGGACCGCCCGGTGTATCTCAGCGTGGATGTGGACGCCCTGGATCCCGCCGTGCTGCCCGGTACGAGCAGTCCGGAACCCGACGGCTTTTCGTACGCGCTGGCCCTGCGCGTGATCGCGGCACTGGCCCGCCGTCATCAGATTCTTGCGCTGGATGTGGTGGAACTGGCTCCCTCCCTGGATCCCACCGGGCGCAGCGAACTGCTTGCGGCGCGGCTGATCATGGAGACGCTGTGTGAGGTGTTCCATGACTGA